In Myxococcus virescens, the genomic stretch TCCGGGCGCTGTTCGGCGCGTCATTCCAGGTGAAGCAGGGCTTCATCGACCTGCCGGGCACGCGCTCTCCCGGAGCGCCGGAGCCGCCGCCCGAGCTGGCCGCGGCGCTCCACGATGCGCTCAAGGTGACGTTCCTCCAGCATGGCAAGTCGACGCAGGGAGGCGCGCGAAGGCGCGTCACCTTCGAGGTGGACGCGCGGCCCGTCATCGTCGAGTCCCAGGGCTACGACTCCTTCGTCCACCAGACGGCCTGGCAGAGCGTGCTCGAGGCGCTGGAGGCGGGCGCGACGTCGCTGGCGAGCTGGGCCTATCCGGGCGCGGCGGAGCGGCACATCGGTGTGCGCGTCACCAAGGTGGAGTACACGGCGGCGGAGGCGCTCTGCGCGTGCTTCGCGCTGGTGGGGTGTGTCTCCTACAAGCTGCCGCAGCTCCGGGGCGGGGCCTTCGTGGCGCTGGCGCCCACGAACCTGGTCCGCTTCGCGGAGCTGCGCCCTGGGCCGACGCCCAAGCGGCTCCGTGACGTGGCGGTGGCGGGGGCGTCGGACGCGGTGCTCGCGGCTCAGTTGGTGATGGCGCAGGAGGCGGGGAAGAAGCGGCTGGGGGCCGTGCTCGGGACCACCGAGGCCGTGGCGCTGCGGCAGATGCCGTGGAACGCGCAGCAGAAGATTCGCGGCGCGGTGGTGCGGCAGGACGCCGTGCGCGAGGAGGTCCTGGACCGCTACGAGGCCGCCGCCGCCGCGCTGCCGCACACGCTGCGAGTCCGCAAGCCCGAGGGCAAGGCGACGGGCGAGGCGAGCTACTTCATCGCGACCAGCGCGCTGCGCGCCTTCATCACGGAGAACCTCGCGGCTTCACGCCCCTGGTACGCGGACTTCGCCACCGCGACGACGGCGGAGGGCCGCTTCATTCACGACTACCGCGACCGGGACAACCTGGGCGCGCTGCTGTGGCACGAAAGGAAGGGACTCATCGCCATGCATCCGTACCTGGGAGAGGCCGAGCAGTGGCTCGTCCAGAGCGTTCACCTCGCGCTCCGGAGCCGGTTCAAGAGCATTTATTCGGACACGAAGGAGAGCGCCCCGGCCACGCGCTCCAACCGGCTCAAGGGTGAGCGTGAGCGTTTGCGGCTGAGCTTCGCGGGGGCCAAGACGCCGGAGCAGGTGCGCGCGGCGCTCGCGGACCTGTGGAGCCGCGCGGGCACCAACCGTGAGCTCCAGGAGCATTGGCGGGACATCCTCCCGCTGCTGGGGCCCGAGCGGTGGCGCGCGGCCCGCGACCTCGCGCTGGTGGCGCTGGCGAGCTACCAGGGCAAGGGGGGCGAGGCCGCGGAACTTGAGGACGCGGACGAGGCCGCTGGCGCGTCCGAGCCGTCTTGAGCAGCTCCACACACTTTCCCGGAGTCCATTCATGAGCCTTCATGTCTTCGCCGCCTTCGTCACGCCGCTGGGAACCGCCGCCAACAACCGGGGCCTTACCGAGGGAAACATCACCAGCCTCCAGAAGCTGGTGTGGAACGGACAGGTCCACACCACCGTCTCCGCCGAGTCCATCCGCTTCGCCTTGCGGCGGCGCTTGAATGAGCAGGAGCCGTGCAACCGCACCTATGACGATGCGTCACGCGCCAACGCGTGGAAGGACGCCGCCTTCAGCGCCTGGTCGGGGAAGTCGAAGGAGAAGACCTATATCGATGATGACCTGCTGGGCTTCATGTCCGCGGAGGGGGCGAAGCAGGAGAAGGAGAAGGGCACGGCGAAGGTCCGCCGCGCGGTGCTGGAGGTGTCCCGGGCGGTGAGCCTCACGCCGTGGTCCGGGGACGTCACCTTCAACGCCGCGAGCCCCGGGGCCACGCCCTCCGCGCAGAAGAAGGGCAGCAACCCCGTGCCCTACGGAACGGAGATGCACGCGACGCGCTACCAGTACGGCGTGGCGCTGACGCCAGCGGCGCTGCGAGTGCCGGCCCGTGCCGTGACGGCGCTGAACCAGCTCTGCGCGCTGGGGCCCGTCGCGGGCAACCACGGCCGCTTCCTCTTCGACTTCAGTCCGGAGTCGGTCGTCTTCCGGCTCACTCAGGAGGCCGCGCCGCGCATTCTGTATGCCTTCGAGCCGTCCTCCCGCGCGGGGGGCGTGGAGCTCGCCGCGCTGCTGCGCAAGGTGAAGAGCGGCGACGTCCCCGCGAAGGAGTTGGTGTTGGGCGGGCAGATGGTGGAGGGGCTGGGCGCGGAGGAGCGCGAGGTGCTTTCGGGCGCGGAGCTCCACGCGGGCGTGGTCGCCGCCTGCCGCGCGGCGTGCAAGCGGCTGGAGGCGAGGAAGAAGTGATCGCGCTCGAACTGTCCGTGCCCGTGGCGTGCTGGCGCAAGGGCCGGGCGCGCGAGCTGGTGGAGACCGAGGTCCTGCCGCCGCCCGCGACGTGCTACGGCGCGTTGCTCTCGCTCGTCGGTGAGCAGGACCGTGAGCGGCACCGGGGCTGCCGCGTGACGGCGGGGTTGTTGAACGCGCCTGTCATCAGCACGGTGCTTCGCACCTTCTGGCGGTCGAAGAACCTGAAGGTCGCGAAGGGGAATGAGGAGAACGCCGCGCCGGACCAGCAACAGCTCGTCATCGACGCGCGCCTGGTGGTCTGGTGCGACAGCCGGGAGGAGCCGGACTCGGGTGAATCGCTGGAGGACCGCGTCATCCGGGCGATGCGTGAGCCCGGCTCCGTGACGCGGGCCGGGGCGTGGTCGCTCGGGGAGTCCACGCACCTCATCAATGACGCGCGTCTGCTCCCGGAGGGGCGGCCGCCAGCGGGCTGTCGGGCCTTCCTGACCGCGTCCACCGGTGCCCTCACCCTGCCGGTCTGGGTGGACCACGTGGGCACTCGTGGCACTCGTTACGAGGTGGGGCGGCTCGAAGAGGTCTTGGCTGCTCCCGAGGTCCAACGGC encodes the following:
- the cas8a1 gene encoding type I-MYXAN CRISPR-associated Cas8a1/Cmx1; its protein translation is MNPRKKALPAPLSIRLYAPGMTPLLRAGAGGLAASLRAILGSASPAAPWPSPVRLGPGTATVEREAIHLDWGGKAPEATLRALFGASFQVKQGFIDLPGTRSPGAPEPPPELAAALHDALKVTFLQHGKSTQGGARRRVTFEVDARPVIVESQGYDSFVHQTAWQSVLEALEAGATSLASWAYPGAAERHIGVRVTKVEYTAAEALCACFALVGCVSYKLPQLRGGAFVALAPTNLVRFAELRPGPTPKRLRDVAVAGASDAVLAAQLVMAQEAGKKRLGAVLGTTEAVALRQMPWNAQQKIRGAVVRQDAVREEVLDRYEAAAAALPHTLRVRKPEGKATGEASYFIATSALRAFITENLAASRPWYADFATATTAEGRFIHDYRDRDNLGALLWHERKGLIAMHPYLGEAEQWLVQSVHLALRSRFKSIYSDTKESAPATRSNRLKGERERLRLSFAGAKTPEQVRAALADLWSRAGTNRELQEHWRDILPLLGPERWRAARDLALVALASYQGKGGEAAELEDADEAAGASEPS
- the cas7i gene encoding type I-B CRISPR-associated protein Cas7/Cst2/DevR produces the protein MSLHVFAAFVTPLGTAANNRGLTEGNITSLQKLVWNGQVHTTVSAESIRFALRRRLNEQEPCNRTYDDASRANAWKDAAFSAWSGKSKEKTYIDDDLLGFMSAEGAKQEKEKGTAKVRRAVLEVSRAVSLTPWSGDVTFNAASPGATPSAQKKGSNPVPYGTEMHATRYQYGVALTPAALRVPARAVTALNQLCALGPVAGNHGRFLFDFSPESVVFRLTQEAAPRILYAFEPSSRAGGVELAALLRKVKSGDVPAKELVLGGQMVEGLGAEEREVLSGAELHAGVVAACRAACKRLEARKK
- the cas5 gene encoding type I-MYXAN CRISPR-associated protein Cas5/Cmx5/DevS, whose protein sequence is MIALELSVPVACWRKGRARELVETEVLPPPATCYGALLSLVGEQDRERHRGCRVTAGLLNAPVISTVLRTFWRSKNLKVAKGNEENAAPDQQQLVIDARLVVWCDSREEPDSGESLEDRVIRAMREPGSVTRAGAWSLGESTHLINDARLLPEGRPPAGCRAFLTASTGALTLPVWVDHVGTRGTRYEVGRLEEVLAAPEVQRLPRIPLAEGAG